The Planococcus versutus genome contains a region encoding:
- a CDS encoding RelA/SpoT family protein, with protein MSKDQVRTAEDVFEMVASYMNADHVQTIKKAYQVAYDAHMGQFRKSGEPYIVHPVQVAGILADLQMDPATVAAGFLHDVVEDTEVSREDIVRDFDEEVAMLVDGVTKLSKIKYLSKEEQQAENHRKMFVAMAQDIRVILIKLADRLHNLRTLKYQTIEKQRIKANETLEIFAPIAHRLGINTIKWELEDTALRYLNPQQYYRIVNLMKKKRTEREEYLNNVMNEVRTQLDEVDIKADLFGRPKHIYSIYRKMAMQNKQFNEIYDLLAVRITVESIKDCYAVLGIIHSTWKPMPGRFKDYIAMPKQNLYQSLHTTVIGPQGDPLEVQIRTEEMHRIAEYGVAAHWAYKEGKVLEKTKNSVDSRLSWFREILDFQNDSDNAEEFMESLKYDLFSDMVYVFSPKGDVIEMPAGSCPIDFAYRVHSEIGNKTIGAKVNGKMAPLDTELHTGDIVEILTSKQSFGPSRDWLKIAKSTQTKNKIKQFFKKQLREDNVVKGRELIEKEIKNQDFVIKEVLTNENIKRVCEKFNFAGEDDMYAAVGFNGITAQQVVNRLAEKMRKKREQEEAIEKITVEMKSAVPKKQTDSGVIVRGIDNMMIRLSKCCNPVPGDDIIGFITKGRGVSVHRTDCPNIHSEDNDRLIPVEWENAGTPDNKSYQIDIEVQAYDRTGLINEVMHLVSETKTTITAVSARADKDKIATINLSIMIPHISHFNRVVERIKSIPDVYSVTRVTN; from the coding sequence ATGTCGAAAGATCAAGTGAGAACAGCTGAAGATGTATTCGAAATGGTTGCGTCTTATATGAATGCCGATCATGTACAAACAATAAAAAAGGCATATCAAGTTGCCTATGATGCACACATGGGACAATTCCGGAAATCGGGAGAACCCTATATTGTGCATCCGGTTCAAGTTGCCGGGATTTTAGCCGATTTACAGATGGATCCAGCAACAGTTGCAGCAGGCTTTTTGCATGACGTAGTTGAAGATACGGAAGTTAGCCGTGAAGACATCGTCCGTGATTTTGATGAAGAAGTTGCGATGCTTGTTGATGGTGTGACAAAATTGAGCAAAATCAAGTATTTGTCAAAAGAAGAGCAACAAGCAGAAAATCACCGCAAAATGTTTGTGGCCATGGCACAAGACATTCGCGTGATTTTGATTAAACTGGCGGATCGTCTACACAACCTTCGTACGTTAAAATACCAAACTATCGAAAAGCAACGCATTAAAGCCAATGAAACATTGGAGATTTTTGCGCCAATTGCACATCGTCTTGGGATAAATACCATCAAATGGGAATTGGAAGATACTGCATTACGTTATTTAAACCCACAACAGTATTACCGTATCGTCAATTTGATGAAAAAGAAACGAACAGAACGAGAAGAATATTTGAATAATGTCATGAATGAGGTTCGCACACAACTTGATGAAGTTGATATAAAAGCGGATCTTTTTGGTAGACCCAAACATATTTACAGCATTTACCGAAAAATGGCGATGCAAAACAAGCAGTTTAATGAGATTTATGATTTATTAGCTGTACGGATTACTGTTGAAAGCATTAAAGATTGCTACGCAGTATTAGGGATTATTCACTCTACATGGAAACCAATGCCAGGTCGTTTTAAAGATTACATTGCAATGCCTAAACAAAACTTATATCAATCACTTCATACAACGGTGATTGGGCCACAAGGCGATCCGCTTGAAGTGCAAATTCGCACAGAAGAAATGCACCGCATTGCTGAATATGGTGTCGCTGCGCACTGGGCGTATAAAGAAGGCAAAGTTCTCGAAAAAACAAAAAATTCGGTTGATTCGCGTCTTTCGTGGTTCCGAGAAATTTTGGATTTCCAGAACGACTCCGATAATGCCGAAGAGTTTATGGAGTCTTTAAAATACGATTTGTTTTCAGATATGGTTTACGTTTTTTCACCAAAAGGCGATGTAATCGAAATGCCTGCTGGTTCGTGTCCCATTGATTTTGCGTATCGCGTTCACTCAGAAATTGGCAACAAAACCATAGGTGCTAAAGTCAATGGCAAAATGGCACCACTGGATACGGAATTGCATACGGGAGATATTGTTGAAATTCTGACTTCTAAGCAATCATTTGGTCCAAGTCGCGATTGGCTAAAAATCGCCAAATCAACACAAACGAAAAACAAGATCAAGCAATTTTTCAAAAAACAACTGCGTGAAGACAATGTTGTTAAAGGTCGAGAATTGATTGAAAAAGAAATTAAAAATCAAGACTTTGTAATAAAAGAAGTTTTAACGAATGAAAACATTAAACGTGTATGTGAAAAATTTAATTTTGCAGGCGAAGATGACATGTATGCGGCTGTTGGATTTAACGGCATTACTGCTCAACAAGTCGTTAATCGGTTGGCTGAAAAAATGCGAAAAAAACGTGAGCAAGAAGAGGCAATCGAGAAAATTACCGTTGAAATGAAATCAGCTGTACCGAAAAAGCAAACCGATTCAGGTGTCATTGTTAGAGGAATCGACAACATGATGATTCGCTTATCAAAATGCTGCAATCCGGTACCAGGCGATGACATCATTGGGTTTATTACAAAAGGACGTGGCGTTTCTGTTCATCGTACCGACTGTCCGAATATCCACTCTGAAGACAACGACCGACTGATTCCAGTAGAATGGGAAAATGCAGGAACTCCTGATAACAAGTCCTATCAAATCGATATCGAAGTGCAAGCATACGACCGCACAGGATTGATCAACGAAGTAATGCATTTGGTTAGTGAAACCAAAACGACAATTACTGCAGTTAGTGCGCGGGCAGATAAAGACAAAATTGCCACGATCAATTTGTCCATTATGATTCCACACATTTCGCATTTTAACCGTGTCGTAGAACGCATTAAATCGATTCCAGATGTTTACTCGGTTACGCGTGTAACGAACTAA
- the dtd gene encoding D-aminoacyl-tRNA deacylase yields MRVILQRSKKASVTVDENITGAIGSGYVLLVGITHEDTEKDATYLARKIAQMRLFEDEEGKMNRSILDRGGDILSISQFTLYGDVKKGRRPSFIEAARPDVAEPLWHSFNEALRSHGLKVETGVFGAMMDVQLVNDGPVTILVESQ; encoded by the coding sequence ATGAGAGTTATCTTGCAACGCTCTAAAAAAGCATCCGTCACAGTCGATGAGAACATTACTGGCGCTATTGGCTCAGGCTATGTGTTACTTGTTGGTATCACTCATGAAGACACAGAAAAAGACGCAACATATTTAGCGCGTAAAATTGCGCAAATGCGTTTGTTCGAAGACGAAGAAGGAAAGATGAACCGCTCGATTTTAGATCGAGGTGGAGACATCTTATCAATATCTCAATTTACGTTGTATGGTGATGTTAAAAAAGGAAGACGTCCAAGTTTTATCGAAGCGGCTCGACCAGACGTAGCTGAACCGCTGTGGCACTCTTTTAACGAAGCGTTGCGAAGTCATGGTCTCAAAGTTGAAACCGGTGTGTTCGGCGCTATGATGGACGTCCAATTGGTCAATGATGGCCCCGTAACAATTTTAGTAGAGTCTCAATAG